The genomic DNA CAAACCGACCCATTACCTGATTTCTTTACCCGAATCAAATTTGaccctttaaaaaaaaacagtagAAATCAGTGAAAGGGGGTGGTGTGTGGTTAAATTTGAAATGAGTGAGGTGTCGCTATCCATTGCACAAACTATAAGAGGTATCGTCAAAATTTACTCActcttctctccctctctctccctacACCTTCATCTACCCATTTCAATTGTGTTTTTCTTAGTTATAAAAAAGGATTGTTTTTTTgctcttaatttttatatttataaaaataaagtttcaAGAAAGTTTCATACGGTTTGACATTGTCTCATATTTGCTAAGTTAAAGTCTGAACATTATTTAGAagtaaatttcttatttttttcggtatttattttatatcattCCCGTACATAACATTGGTCATCCTCTagtattttttataagtaaataaataaaagatataaatTAATGAGATGCAATAATCTTCcaaatatctttttattttttattttaattcttcCATCAAACATAAATGTTAAGATATGTCATCTATAAGATATTTTCTCAAGCGTtttgttttataaataaatttaaaatatttaaactgTGAAATTTTTAATAGATAATTTTTATTACCTTTGGTTATATCCAAAATACTTTCAGATACTTTTTGTATTTGAAAGTTCGAATATCTCTATTAGTATACGAGAGAATAAAAAcatcttatttttttatccatTCAAAAAaagatcttttttttatccattgaaaaaaaatatcttatTTTTTCGTTGAATTAATTTGAAGTTTGAATAATATCACaattgatatgatatgatatagattatatctatttaacatattttatataagattCATTAATTTAGTTCTTCTACGTGACTGACAATTTGTGACCAGCCTCAGCTATTGCCGTGTTTGTGGAAAAATTTCAAGAGGATTAGATCTGATTTTCCGATCTCACATCTACGTCATCTCACATTTAAATAGATACAATATCTTCTtgatatttcaaatatatcctAATGTAATCTTAgaatatatttcaatttgaaATATTGTAAAAGTAAGTTTTAAAAAGATAACTTTCCAATTTCAATCTGTGatcgtgcccctttatttttttgtccAATCTCGTTATTTCGAGTTCTCCGCTGAATAGGAAATTTATCTCAACAGTCCCAATCGAAAGATATAAATATCACACACACTCACAGCTTCGCCCTTTCATCATCCTCTTGTTTGAAGTTGAAGCTGAAGCTGAAGCTTCTTAGCTGTTCCGGGATAGCACAGGGTCAGAGCCAGTGTTTTCTGGAGCAGAAGTCATGGCCGATCACACCCCTTCTTCtacttattcttcttcttcttcttctgaacAGTACGCAAAGCTCATATTTTTTCACTGATTCTCGAGTTTTTGTTGTAAAGTTTCAGTCTTTATCATCTGTTAGTGTTCAGCTTGTTATTGGGCGTCGGTGGTTGATTACTAAGATGAGTTGCCTGAGTTCTTGTAGCTTTCCGGAAtctgcctttttttttaaaaaaaagaagtttttGGTTTTGATAATTGAAAGTATAATCTCACTCATGTTTGAGGACCATAAGATGCAGTTGAAGACAGTGAAAGTTCAAGAAGTGATCGATTGTATACGCAGATCATGCAAGTAGTATAAGGTTGTTTTTGTGCTTTAATCAATCCATATTTGTGTCGCCATCGCCATTAAAGCTTGAGTTGAGCAGGAAAAATTTCTTGGTCCTCAATCGTTGTGTTAGTTCGAGTCGAGCTGATTGATAGTTGATGTTTCCTTTTCCATGTAGAGATGAAAAGATACTCCATATTACTTACGCGTGAGTTGTGAACGGATCTTGCATGACTCCATATGAAGCATCTGATTTAGAATTTATGATTTTGGGTCGTCCTCTTTAGGAGAGGACATCTCTTTTTGGGATATAGCCAAGCAAACTGCCCActgaaaacataaaaagataaattagaGCATTGTTCACTTTACTTGGTTATTAATACAGCGGTGTGCTAGTCGTTCGTTACTTTCGGCTACTGACTGACCCCGTGTTACAGGAAAGATAACAAGGATTACTCTACTGCAATTTTGGAGCGTAAGATGTCACCTAACCGTCTAATAGTTGATGAAGctatatatgatgataacTCAATGGTTGCTATGCACCCTGCAACCATGGAGAAGCTCCAGTTTTTCCGAGGAGATACTGTTCTCGTTAAGGTggttctcttcttctcctgtTGCGGCTTCAAGCATTTGATATCTTATAAgcttttgtaattttctttctatcCCTTCAGGGCAAGAAGCGTAAGGACACAGTTTGCATTGTGCATGCTGATGAACAATGCGATGAACCAAAGATCAGATTGAACAAAGTAGTTCGAACAAACCTGAGGGTTCATCTTGGCGATGTAGTTTCTGTTTACCAGTGTCCTGATGTGAAGTATGGGAAGTGGGTCCACATCCTTCCTATTGATGATACGATCGAGGGGGTCACCGGAAACCTCTTGGATGCATATTTGAAGCGTACGCCCTCTGAGTCGTATCAGTTTCTTGATTCTTTTCTTGATCTACAGTCTATGCAACGTTGTACAACCTTAAGCTTTCAACAAATGTCACCTAGTAATAGAAAGTTTGACACTTTTAGATCTGCGAAAAAGTATGTTACGACATGTATTTGATATTGGTTTTTTACTCTTTTCTAATCCTTGCTTTGCAGCGTATTTCCTGGAATCTTACCGTCCAGTGAGGACTGGTGACCTCTTTCTTGTAAGAGGTGGAATGCGAAATGTCGAGTTTAAAGTGATAGAGACAGACCCAGGTGAATACTGTGTTGTTGCACCAGATACAGAGATCTTCTGTGAAGGAGAACCGATCAAACgcgaggaagaggaaaaattGAACGAAGTAGGTTACGATGACATTGGTGGCGTTAGGAAGCAAATGACTCAGATAAGTGAGCTGGTAGAACTTCCACTTAGGCATCCTCAGCTCTTCAAATCCATCGGTGTGAAACCACCAAAGGGAATACTCCTATACGGGCCACCTGGTTCTGGGAAGACTCTGATAGCTAGAGCTGTGGCTAATGAAACCGGCGTGTTTCTCTTCTTGATTAATGGGCCTGAAATCATGTCGAAATTAGCTGGTGAGAGCGAAAACAACCTGAGAAAGGCTTTCGAGGAAGCTGAGAAGAATGCACCGGCAATTATCTTCATTGATGAGGTGGACTCTATTGCGccgaagagagagaagactCATGGTGAAGTCGAAAGGCGTATCGTGTCACAACTTCTGACATTGATGGACGGGCTTAAGGCAAGGTCCCATGTGATAGTCATCGGAGCTACCAACAGGCCCAATAGTATCGACCCTGCACTTAGGAGATTTGGGAGGTTTGATCGAGAAATCAGTATTGGTGTAGCTGATGAAGTTGGAAGGTTGGAAATTCTCAGAATCCATACGAGAAATATGAAGCTTGCAGAAAATGTGAGATCCCTACAACTTCCCCTTTCAACTGTTAATATTCCATTTGAAAGTTCCGCTTGATCTGAGCCTCTTCTTATCTGCATTTCAGGTCGACCTGGAGAAAGTAGCTCGAGATACTCATGGTTATCTTGGAGCCGACCTTGCTGCCCTTTGCACAGAAGCTGCCCTTCAGTGCATAAGAGAGAAGATGGATGTGATTGACCTCGAGGACGAGACTATTGATGCAGAGATCTTAAATTCCATGGCTGTAACAAATGATCACTTCCAAGCTGCCTTGGGAGCTTCCAATCCATCAGCTCTGCGTGAAACCGTGAGTGATTCTGTCGTTCCTGCgattaaaaaagaatgaagaaaTGCGAGGCCATTGTATCAATGCAAAGTAGTAAATACATTTTTCTTTGTCTTGTGTTTGTAGGTCGTGGAAGTTCCGAATGTCTCCTGGGATGATATTGGTGGCCTGGGCAACGTTAAAAGAGAGCTTCAAGAGGTTTGTATTCTGTGATCAATTGCTGTTATTACTTCAAAAGTTGTGATATATCTTTAGATTGCTCGCATAAGCTAATCAACTTCTTTCTTATTAGACTGTTCAATACCCGGTCGAGCATCCCCAGAAGTTTGAAAAATTTGGCATGTCACCTTCCAAGGGTGTTCTCTTTTACGGGCCACCAGGTTGCGGGAAAACCCTTCTTGCAAAAGCCATAGCTAATGAATGCCAAGCAAACTTTATAAGTGTTAAAGGACCTGAGCTTCTGACAATGTGGTTTGGAGAAAGTGAGGCAAATGTGAGGGAGATTTTTGACAAGGCGAGGCAATCAGCTCCGTGCATCCTTTTCTTTGATGAACTCGACTCTATTGCTACTCAGGTACGAGGTCTTCATAATCAATAGCTTACTAAACTGGAACTTGTTGAGTTGTTTATTGAACATAACCTTAATCATCATGGAACTTCACAAGAGATCTGAAAGCTTAAGCTGGAAGAAGAATAAATATACTTCTCATTCATCAATTATATTTCACTTCCAGTACATAGATAtgtatttagatttttcttACGGGTGATTTCTGATTTTAGCGTGGGAGTTCTGTGGGAGATGCCGGGGGTGCTGCAGATCGAGTCTTGAACCAACTTCTCACAGAGATGGATGGGATGTCAGCTAAGAAGATGGTCTTTATCATAGGGGCCACGAACAGGCCCGACATCATTGACCCGGCACTGCTTCGCCCTGGGCGGCTTGACCAGCTTATCTACATTCCATTACCTGATGAAGCTTCCCGCCTTCAGATCTTCAAAGCTTGTCTAAGGAAGTCTCCTGTCTCGAGGGATGTTGATCTCGGAGCTCTTGCTCGTTACACTCACGGTTTTAGTGGAGCGGATATCACTGAAATTTGCCAGCGTGCCTGCAAATATGCAATCCGAGAAAATATTGAGAAGGTAAGGCAAAAATTTTAGTACTTACCGGCAGATGCGTCTTTTCCATTAAATGTTTGGTTGGCTTTTGATGCTCGAATTTGAATGAGAATGCCATACATTTTTCAAGAAAGTAAAGAGGCTATTTTGCAATTATATTCTCGTGATCCAATCTACCGATCACCTAACAAAAATAGTCCAGAAAGTCATTCTATCGATGCAATTTATATTCACCATCTATTCACATGCCGGAGTTGCAGGATATTGAGAGGGacaggaggaagaaggagaacCCAGAGGCATTGGAAGAGGATGAATTTGATGATGTCTCGGAGATTAAGGCTGCGCACTTTGAGGAGTCGATGAAGTACGCCAGAAGAAGTGTGAGCGATGCAGACATTAGAAAGTACCAGCTGTTCGCTCAGACCCTGCAGCAGTCTCGTGGATTCGGGTCTGAGTTCCGGTTCCCTGATCGGACCGACAATGTGGCTGGGGCCACCACTGGGGCAGACAACGATGATCTGTACAGCTGAGTTCTTCCTTGTTCCACCTCTTCTTCTGCCTCCTATATGGCTCTACATGTATGGCTCATGTGTCATGTGTATTACTACGAGTTCTGCTAACAAATGTTACGTCGAGTTAGGCGACCTTATGTTAGGCATTATGCAGAATTAAGATTTCAACTTGTTAAGTTTATGAATGCTCCGTTTGAGGAAGTTAATTTGTTTAAGATTAGTCGATCCCAAGGAAgccattaatatatttaaagatGCAAAAGAGCACTTAAAAAGTTATGCCTCTGATCCCAGTCCTAAAATCACTCTTCTCACAGTCCATATTGCCTAAGATAACAGTCGTTCAGCTCTCTGGTTCACAACAGCCCACTACTTCGTCAATTTATTAGCTAGCTTGTATTATCAGATCACACGACACATGGGACACGCGATGCGTACTATGCAAGATCACAACATTTCACAGAAATCGTTGCAAGTGACTGCCACATAATAAACAATCAAAAGCTGGTGATTACAATTGCACAAAAGAATACTAGCTAGATCCCATGTGCCAGACTATATTAAGCTCACTCTCTATATGTCCATCACAATATCAAGCAGTTGGAAATACATCACGATATCATCaagttgggaaaaaaaaaaaagagcactTGATAAGTATTAGTTTGTGATTTATCCGCGTGAAGGCGTGACTCGGTAAATGCCGAAGCTGATTTGAGCGTTTGAAGCTTCCAATGAAGCTTTTCCTTGGGCAGAATATCGGCAAGAGCctgttatatgatgacgagGAATTCCAATTCACCAATGATAGTGGGTTACACTAGAGTATAACTTCCACGGATATGACATGACTAAGAGGTCCATCGATAGCTCGGCCATTGTTTCTTGTGGTGGAAGTGCTAATTTCTCTGAAGCGGCCCTCAGAATCTTCACAGGATCACCTGATGAGATATCACAAAAGATACCAGTAAGACGGGGAAGAGTATGCCGGTGGACTTACAAAGTTACAATATGAATGTAGTGGCATGATTTAACGAGTTCATTGCGGCTTTCTCTAGCAACTCTTCATGTATCAAGACTAGATTGGCAATACTGTGGTCCCAAACATGATCGACTATGGTAACTTAAACTGCCGCCTGAATTCTGATCTACAAATTTACGTCATAGGTAGATGGTGAAAGTAGGAATGAACAGCAAAGGGATAAAGCGAACCTCTTATCAAGCAGGGCAAGAAAGGATGAGTAAGTTGGACTTGTTCCAGCATGATCTCCAGCAAAGGTACGAGAGACTGTATTTGCAATGCATTACGATGAAAGAGGTAGCTGCAAACAAAAAGAACAGGTGACAGTACGTATAATGAACGCTCACAAGTCACGAGCAAGGTTGAAATATTCCTCTCGGT from Punica granatum isolate Tunisia-2019 chromosome 2, ASM765513v2, whole genome shotgun sequence includes the following:
- the LOC116196982 gene encoding cell division cycle protein 48 homolog — protein: MARGRHKLHLPPPYEGIELSRASGSVEGSEPVFSGAEVMADHTPSSTYSSSSSSEQKDNKDYSTAILERKMSPNRLIVDEAIYDDNSMVAMHPATMEKLQFFRGDTVLVKGKKRKDTVCIVHADEQCDEPKIRLNKVVRTNLRVHLGDVVSVYQCPDVKYGKWVHILPIDDTIEGVTGNLLDAYLKPYFLESYRPVRTGDLFLVRGGMRNVEFKVIETDPGEYCVVAPDTEIFCEGEPIKREEEEKLNEVGYDDIGGVRKQMTQISELVELPLRHPQLFKSIGVKPPKGILLYGPPGSGKTLIARAVANETGVFLFLINGPEIMSKLAGESENNLRKAFEEAEKNAPAIIFIDEVDSIAPKREKTHGEVERRIVSQLLTLMDGLKARSHVIVIGATNRPNSIDPALRRFGRFDREISIGVADEVGRLEILRIHTRNMKLAENVDLEKVARDTHGYLGADLAALCTEAALQCIREKMDVIDLEDETIDAEILNSMAVTNDHFQAALGASNPSALRETVVEVPNVSWDDIGGLGNVKRELQETVQYPVEHPQKFEKFGMSPSKGVLFYGPPGCGKTLLAKAIANECQANFISVKGPELLTMWFGESEANVREIFDKARQSAPCILFFDELDSIATQRGSSVGDAGGAADRVLNQLLTEMDGMSAKKMVFIIGATNRPDIIDPALLRPGRLDQLIYIPLPDEASRLQIFKACLRKSPVSRDVDLGALARYTHGFSGADITEICQRACKYAIRENIEKDIERDRRKKENPEALEEDEFDDVSEIKAAHFEESMKYARRSVSDADIRKYQLFAQTLQQSRGFGSEFRFPDRTDNVAGATTGADNDDLYS